From Neisseria musculi, the proteins below share one genomic window:
- a CDS encoding nitrous oxide reductase family maturation protein NosD: MHISFNLVLLLLAVFQTAFAGTTEVAAGSDLQSIVNRAQAGDTLRLASGKYRGRIIIGKPLTIEGPADRSAEIEGDRTGRTVSVHAPDVVLRNLTVTRSGLSLPAMDAGIYLEQTAARALVEHNDILENSVGVYLHGAPDALVRANKIVGDAKLRRNERGNGVTVWNAPGSKVTGNDISQGRDGIFSNASTKNVFSNNRFSKLRYAVHYMYTNDSEVSGNFSDGNEIGYAIMFSERLKINDNIAVNSTNQGLMLNYANHSDIRGNVIDKAGKCVFVYNANYNNLTGNRFEGCATGIHFTAAAEGNKIYDNAFVGNQNQIKYVSTRYADWAEGGRGNYWSDNSAFDLDGDGFGDNAYRPNGITDQIVWRAPAARLLMNSPAVSMVKWAQSQFPAILPGGVVDSKPLMAPPENRTFEKYKAMKG, from the coding sequence ATGCATATCTCCTTCAATCTCGTTTTACTGCTGCTGGCTGTTTTTCAGACGGCCTTTGCCGGAACCACCGAAGTAGCTGCGGGCAGTGACCTGCAAAGCATCGTCAATCGTGCGCAGGCGGGCGACACGTTGCGTTTGGCGTCGGGAAAGTACCGCGGCCGAATCATCATCGGCAAGCCGCTCACAATCGAAGGCCCGGCCGACCGCAGCGCTGAAATCGAAGGCGACCGTACGGGGCGCACCGTATCCGTGCACGCACCCGACGTCGTATTGCGCAACCTTACCGTAACCCGCTCCGGCCTGAGCTTGCCGGCCATGGATGCCGGCATTTACCTCGAACAAACCGCCGCCCGCGCCTTGGTAGAACACAATGACATTCTGGAGAACTCCGTCGGCGTGTATCTGCACGGCGCGCCCGATGCCTTAGTGAGGGCGAACAAAATCGTCGGCGACGCTAAATTGCGCCGCAACGAGCGCGGCAACGGTGTAACCGTGTGGAACGCCCCGGGCTCCAAAGTAACCGGCAACGACATTTCGCAAGGCCGTGACGGCATTTTTTCCAATGCCAGCACCAAAAACGTGTTCAGCAACAACCGTTTCTCAAAGCTGCGTTACGCCGTCCACTATATGTACACCAACGACAGCGAAGTGAGCGGCAACTTTTCAGACGGCAACGAAATCGGCTACGCCATCATGTTTTCAGAGCGGCTCAAAATCAACGATAACATTGCCGTCAACAGCACCAACCAAGGGCTGATGCTCAACTACGCCAACCATTCCGACATCCGCGGCAACGTCATCGACAAAGCCGGCAAATGCGTATTCGTGTACAACGCCAACTACAACAACCTGACCGGCAACCGTTTTGAAGGCTGCGCCACCGGCATCCACTTTACCGCAGCGGCCGAAGGCAACAAAATCTACGACAACGCCTTTGTCGGCAACCAAAACCAAATCAAATACGTCAGCACCCGCTATGCAGACTGGGCGGAAGGAGGGCGCGGTAACTACTGGAGCGATAACAGCGCCTTCGATCTGGACGGCGACGGTTTCGGCGACAACGCCTACCGCCCCAACGGCATTACCGACCAAATCGTCTGGCGCGCCCCCGCCGCCCGCCTGCTGATGAACAGCCCGGCCGTGAGCATGGTCAAATGGGCGCAGTCGCAGTTTCCCGCCATCCTGCCCGGCGGCGTGGTGGACAGCAAACCGCTGATGGCGCCGCCGGAAAATAGAACGTTTGAGAAATACAAAGCCATGAAGGGGTAG
- a CDS encoding OmpA family protein has translation MFQYRKLLWVLLPLTAVGCTSYQKEKWIDTEQAAYSTSVPDNRSSVVFYRQADAVNGPTVNIYVNGQYSGSLQPNAYRQETVCAQNQRFYAEFTNSDTGYRNKHNSGDYYNLPDLAVSFFKVVGDSNGHPVLQAVSPEQAEAEMKGIPRQNHTLSRVVSQEQCAVVLKKYSLQTSALFKFDRHDYNNMLPKGKQELSAISEEIKQNPDLIRGIVVVGHTDPSGTSAYNQKLSANRAATVKQVLAESGLDRRLISAEGRGERELVIGNCRKKHPNNAQARKECDQPNRRVEVILHGEKK, from the coding sequence ATGTTTCAGTATCGTAAATTATTGTGGGTTTTGCTGCCGCTTACCGCAGTCGGATGTACATCATACCAAAAAGAAAAATGGATTGACACCGAGCAGGCCGCCTACAGCACTTCGGTGCCGGATAACCGCTCTTCCGTTGTGTTTTACCGCCAGGCCGATGCCGTTAACGGCCCTACTGTCAATATTTATGTAAACGGCCAATATTCAGGCTCGTTGCAGCCGAATGCCTACCGCCAAGAAACCGTCTGTGCGCAAAACCAGCGCTTTTACGCCGAATTTACCAACAGCGATACCGGTTACCGCAATAAGCATAACTCCGGAGACTATTACAACCTGCCCGACCTGGCAGTATCTTTCTTTAAAGTAGTAGGCGACAGCAACGGCCATCCCGTGCTGCAGGCCGTTTCTCCCGAACAGGCGGAAGCCGAAATGAAAGGCATCCCGCGTCAAAACCACACCCTTTCGCGCGTGGTCAGCCAAGAGCAATGCGCAGTCGTGTTGAAAAAATACAGCCTGCAAACTTCGGCTTTGTTCAAATTCGATCGCCACGACTATAACAATATGCTGCCCAAGGGTAAGCAGGAACTCTCTGCCATTTCTGAAGAAATCAAACAAAATCCCGACTTGATACGCGGCATCGTCGTTGTGGGCCACACCGATCCGTCCGGCACGTCTGCCTACAACCAGAAGCTCTCTGCCAATCGTGCGGCAACCGTAAAACAAGTCTTGGCCGAAAGCGGTTTGGACAGAAGATTGATTAGTGCAGAAGGCAGGGGTGAGCGCGAATTGGTAATCGGCAACTGCCGTAAAAAGCATCCTAACAATGCCCAAGCCCGAAAAGAATGCGACCAACCCAACCGTCGTGTGGAAGTGATTCTTCACGGTGAAAAAAAATAA
- a CDS encoding FAD:protein FMN transferase, translated as MNTRMTRRRFIGITAAVAGTAAVPLLCRRTNVGALPEAAVWQGIALGAGAEMRLYHSDRRFAENLIGKAVAEISRLEKIFSLYRGDSVLVHLNQTGRLDNPPADLLAVLSLSRDIHTLTQGAFDPSIQPLWNAYAAHFSRHPLSESAPTAAVLEQALASVGFGAVEFDSRTVRFAKSGMALSFNGIAQGYITDRITEILRNAGLVQALVDLGEIRGLDGTRSRIWQAGIRHPDGGDAVLLNVPLQNQALSTSGGYGTTLDEAGRFTHLFNPLTGTSRPRYRSVSVTMATAATADALSTAFSVMDKTSVVAIANRVPHLKAWLFTTEGRLEKVDMNIAVAS; from the coding sequence ATGAACACCAGAATGACCCGCCGCCGCTTTATCGGCATCACGGCAGCCGTCGCTGGAACCGCCGCCGTGCCGCTGCTCTGCCGCCGTACAAACGTCGGAGCGCTGCCCGAAGCCGCCGTTTGGCAGGGTATTGCGTTGGGTGCCGGTGCCGAAATGCGCCTTTACCACTCCGACCGCCGCTTTGCCGAAAACTTAATCGGCAAAGCAGTGGCCGAAATATCACGGCTGGAGAAAATCTTCAGCCTCTACCGCGGCGACAGCGTGCTGGTGCACCTGAACCAAACGGGCCGTTTAGATAATCCGCCCGCCGATTTACTGGCCGTGCTCAGCCTCAGCCGCGACATCCATACCCTTACGCAAGGTGCCTTCGACCCCAGCATTCAGCCTCTCTGGAATGCCTATGCCGCGCATTTTTCGCGGCACCCGTTGAGTGAATCCGCACCAACCGCCGCCGTTTTGGAACAAGCGCTGGCTTCGGTGGGTTTCGGCGCAGTCGAGTTCGACAGCCGCACCGTCCGCTTCGCTAAATCTGGTATGGCCTTATCGTTTAACGGCATTGCCCAAGGCTATATTACTGACCGCATTACCGAAATATTACGTAACGCCGGTTTGGTGCAGGCACTGGTGGATTTGGGGGAAATCCGCGGTTTGGATGGCACACGCAGCCGCATTTGGCAGGCTGGCATCCGCCATCCGGACGGAGGGGACGCAGTATTGCTCAATGTGCCGCTGCAAAACCAGGCTCTGTCCACTTCGGGTGGATACGGCACGACTTTGGACGAAGCAGGCCGGTTTACGCACCTTTTCAATCCGCTTACCGGCACTAGCCGTCCACGCTACCGCAGCGTCAGTGTAACTATGGCTACTGCGGCAACCGCAGATGCCTTGTCAACTGCGTTTTCAGTAATGGATAAAACCTCTGTTGTCGCCATCGCTAATAGAGTTCCTCATTTGAAAGCATGGCTGTTTACGACTGAAGGCAGATTGGAAAAGGTGGATATGAACATAGCTGTTGCAAGTTGA
- a CDS encoding ABC transporter permease — MNPVWIITGKEIRDSLRNRWVLAATLLLAALALSLGFLGSAPTGAVKADPLTVTVVSLSSLSIFLIPLIAMLLSYDALIGEIERGTMALLLSYPISRAQVLAGKFAGHLIILTLATSAGYGLAGIALQLAGGGFDSGAWQPFLLLIAASVLLGAAFLAMGYLISAKVKERGTAAGTAIGVWLFFVVIFDMTLLGILAADTGQMITAPILETVLLFNPADIYRLLNLTGYENTAMYAGMAGLSGQLSLGRPVLLAAQLLWIAVPFAFAAGAFQKRQI; from the coding sequence ATGAACCCCGTTTGGATTATTACCGGCAAAGAAATCCGCGACAGCCTGCGCAACCGCTGGGTACTGGCCGCCACTTTGTTGCTGGCGGCGCTGGCTTTGTCACTCGGCTTTCTCGGCAGCGCGCCCACAGGGGCGGTAAAGGCCGACCCGCTGACCGTTACCGTAGTCAGCCTGTCGAGCCTGTCGATTTTCCTGATACCGCTGATTGCTATGCTACTCTCCTACGACGCTTTAATCGGCGAAATCGAGCGCGGCACGATGGCGCTGCTGTTGAGCTATCCCATATCGCGCGCGCAGGTTTTGGCCGGTAAGTTTGCCGGCCACCTGATTATCCTTACCTTGGCGACTTCGGCGGGCTACGGCTTGGCGGGCATCGCCCTGCAACTGGCGGGCGGCGGCTTCGATTCCGGTGCGTGGCAGCCGTTTCTGCTGCTGATTGCCGCCAGCGTTTTGCTCGGCGCAGCGTTTTTGGCGATGGGTTATCTGATTAGCGCAAAAGTGAAAGAACGGGGCACGGCGGCCGGCACCGCCATCGGCGTGTGGCTGTTTTTCGTGGTGATTTTCGATATGACGCTGCTGGGCATACTGGCAGCCGATACCGGGCAGATGATTACCGCGCCGATACTGGAAACCGTGCTGCTGTTCAACCCCGCCGACATCTACCGCCTGCTGAACCTGACCGGCTACGAAAATACCGCCATGTATGCGGGGATGGCGGGTTTGAGCGGCCAGCTTTCACTCGGCCGCCCCGTATTGCTGGCGGCGCAGTTGCTGTGGATTGCCGTGCCTTTCGCTTTTGCGGCGGGGGCGTTTCAGAAACGGCAGATTTGA
- a CDS encoding nitrous oxide reductase accessory protein NosL, with the protein MKLFYLVSAALALAACGAKPESSPPAPQPITERSVGHYCTMNLSEHVGPKAQIFLNGKPDKPVWFSTIKQMFGYTKLPEEPKGIAAIYVTDMGKVSDWRTPNADNDWVDARKAYYVIESGFIGGMGAEDALPFADKAQAQKFAAEKGGRVVAFGEIPDEYIFK; encoded by the coding sequence ATGAAGCTTTTTTACCTCGTATCCGCCGCGCTGGCGCTTGCCGCCTGCGGCGCAAAGCCGGAGTCCTCCCCGCCCGCGCCGCAGCCGATTACCGAGCGGTCCGTCGGCCACTACTGCACCATGAACCTGTCGGAGCACGTCGGCCCCAAGGCGCAGATTTTCTTGAATGGCAAGCCCGACAAACCGGTATGGTTTTCCACCATCAAGCAGATGTTCGGTTATACCAAACTGCCGGAGGAGCCGAAGGGCATTGCTGCGATTTACGTAACCGATATGGGCAAAGTCAGCGATTGGCGCACACCCAACGCCGACAACGATTGGGTAGACGCCCGTAAAGCCTATTACGTGATTGAAAGCGGCTTTATCGGCGGCATGGGCGCGGAAGACGCGCTGCCGTTTGCCGACAAGGCGCAGGCGCAGAAATTTGCCGCCGAAAAAGGCGGCAGGGTCGTGGCGTTCGGCGAAATACCCGACGAGTATATTTTCAAATAA
- the smc gene encoding chromosome segregation protein SMC: protein MRLTHIKLAGFKSFTDPTTIHVPGQLVAVIGPNGCGKSNVIDAVRWVLGEASAKQLRGESMQDVIFNGAATRRPAPRASVELVFDNSSHSLQGAWGQYAEVSIKRQLTRQGESTYFINNQVVRRRDITDLFLGTGVGARGYAVIEQGMISRIIEARPEELRAYIEEAAGVSKYKERRKETEGRLKDTREHLQRLSDLQSELARQVEKLEKQAETAERYQTLTRQLDQQQDLLDYVQWQQSLATADKATAQHQTFQQQQNETAEKIQALGEAVHALQAAEQAQQQSMHDLNNRRGILREQVARLEEQIRHRQTLHQRIERDKAAAQVQLSRIRQEQQQIRAQLEEADIHIEEKQTELAETAMQVAEHEERLPELEEAQAALNTAYQSQQDEHNRIKRELALKQQQLAHSQHTLQQHEARKGRLKQESLALNLPESRDTEAAQEQAALLQSQQEHYEEQLLAAENRLAECQTRFQTASAHRQTLQQQHITLEAQQQALAQLLAQDENSSGDFWQHTDAGQAPQLWQHITAPAEWQHALGVILAERLHARAVPASFAPPAPLPEGSAAWLADSLAGGLKKTLPAAALLNQIQAKAPFQTALHHWLDGVLCAPGLDYALSRQSDLQPGQLWLTPEGHRIDRVSTVLYARSRQDNLIARKERLDELAAELAALSPRLADAEQQLTRNQAELNTAEANHKNLLQQQKQHNRQYQQAQQRAAEMLARTNQGQIRREHIERELAQIEAEQTVLGQTSDGLQDDIATLAEASAELEHQQHHTGGSRQEQQGRLKQAQLALLEANRRYGLAEVAVHKLQQQKQHFQQQLIQLEQQTLDWQERQTELALAYEAETQNEEQHAKLNELGEAVQMLDEQYLAMQNQLAATQAEGREQYAQQQALQSKLPQLQAATQTALLQQQEALINAKRFHQNLTERQADLASLEKSAAASGSPKTLSNTIGSLSQQIEALGAVNLAALQELQEARERDSYYRGQSEDVQAAINLLEEAIAKIDNKTKERFKATFDAVNEKVQTFFPTLFGGGEATLHMIGDDLLTAGVSIMARPPGKKNSTIHLLSGGEKALTAMSLVFALFSLNPAPFCLLDEVDAPLDDANTGRFCNLVKEMSAQTQFLYISHNRLTMEMAEQLIGVTMQEKGVSRIVAVDIRQALKMAEPA, encoded by the coding sequence ATGCGCCTCACCCACATCAAACTTGCCGGCTTCAAATCGTTTACCGACCCCACCACTATTCATGTGCCCGGCCAACTGGTAGCCGTTATCGGGCCGAACGGCTGCGGCAAATCCAATGTGATTGACGCCGTGCGCTGGGTATTGGGCGAAGCATCGGCCAAGCAATTGCGCGGTGAGAGTATGCAGGACGTCATTTTTAACGGCGCCGCCACCCGCCGCCCTGCCCCGCGCGCTTCGGTGGAACTGGTGTTCGACAACAGCAGCCACAGCCTTCAGGGCGCATGGGGGCAATATGCCGAGGTGAGCATCAAGCGCCAGCTCACGCGGCAGGGCGAATCCACTTATTTCATCAACAACCAAGTGGTGCGCCGCCGCGACATTACCGATTTATTCTTGGGCACCGGCGTGGGCGCGCGCGGTTATGCGGTGATTGAGCAGGGCATGATTTCGCGCATTATCGAAGCGCGACCGGAAGAATTGCGCGCCTATATAGAAGAGGCGGCGGGTGTGTCGAAATACAAAGAACGCCGAAAAGAAACAGAAGGCCGTCTGAAAGATACGCGGGAGCATCTGCAACGCTTGTCCGACCTGCAAAGCGAGTTGGCGCGCCAAGTGGAAAAACTGGAAAAACAGGCCGAAACCGCCGAACGCTATCAAACGCTCACCCGCCAACTTGACCAGCAGCAGGATTTGCTCGACTATGTGCAATGGCAGCAATCGCTTGCCACCGCCGACAAAGCCACCGCCCAGCATCAAACCTTCCAGCAGCAGCAAAACGAAACCGCCGAGAAGATTCAGGCCTTGGGCGAAGCCGTGCACGCTTTGCAGGCTGCCGAACAGGCGCAGCAGCAAAGTATGCACGACCTCAACAACCGGCGCGGCATATTACGCGAACAGGTTGCCCGTTTGGAAGAGCAAATCCGCCACCGGCAAACCCTGCACCAGCGCATTGAGCGCGACAAAGCCGCCGCACAGGTGCAACTTTCACGCATCCGCCAAGAGCAGCAGCAAATCCGCGCTCAGCTTGAAGAGGCCGACATCCACATCGAAGAAAAACAAACCGAGCTGGCCGAAACCGCCATGCAGGTGGCCGAACACGAAGAACGCCTGCCCGAGCTGGAAGAAGCGCAGGCCGCGCTCAACACCGCCTACCAAAGCCAGCAGGACGAACACAACCGCATCAAACGCGAGCTGGCCTTGAAACAGCAGCAACTGGCCCATTCGCAACACACCCTGCAACAGCACGAAGCCCGCAAAGGCCGTCTGAAACAGGAAAGCCTCGCCCTTAACCTGCCCGAGAGCCGCGACACCGAGGCCGCACAAGAGCAGGCCGCCCTGCTGCAAAGCCAACAAGAGCATTACGAAGAGCAACTGCTGGCCGCCGAAAACCGCTTAGCCGAGTGCCAAACCCGTTTTCAGACGGCCTCGGCACACCGGCAAACGCTGCAACAGCAACACATCACACTCGAGGCACAGCAGCAGGCGCTGGCGCAACTTTTGGCGCAAGACGAAAACAGCAGCGGCGATTTCTGGCAGCACACCGATGCCGGCCAAGCCCCGCAACTCTGGCAGCACATCACCGCCCCGGCCGAGTGGCAGCACGCGCTCGGCGTGATACTGGCCGAGCGCCTGCATGCCCGCGCCGTGCCCGCCTCGTTCGCCCCGCCCGCACCGCTTCCCGAAGGCAGCGCCGCCTGGTTGGCCGACAGCTTGGCCGGCGGCCTTAAAAAAACCCTGCCCGCCGCCGCCCTGCTCAATCAAATCCAAGCCAAAGCCCCGTTTCAGACGGCCCTGCACCATTGGCTGGACGGCGTATTGTGCGCCCCCGGCTTGGATTACGCCCTCAGCCGCCAAAGCGACCTGCAACCCGGCCAGCTTTGGCTCACGCCTGAAGGCCACCGCATCGACCGCGTCAGCACCGTGCTGTATGCCCGCAGCCGGCAGGACAACCTGATCGCACGCAAAGAACGTTTGGACGAGCTGGCAGCCGAACTGGCCGCCCTCTCGCCCCGTCTGGCCGATGCCGAACAACAGCTCACCCGCAACCAAGCTGAGCTGAACACTGCCGAAGCGAACCATAAAAACCTGCTGCAACAGCAAAAACAGCACAACCGGCAATACCAGCAGGCGCAGCAGCGCGCCGCCGAAATGCTCGCCCGCACCAACCAAGGGCAAATCCGCCGCGAACACATCGAGCGCGAACTGGCGCAAATCGAAGCAGAACAAACCGTGCTCGGGCAAACTTCAGACGGCCTGCAAGACGACATCGCCACCCTCGCCGAAGCTTCCGCCGAACTCGAACACCAGCAGCACCACACCGGCGGCAGCCGCCAAGAGCAGCAAGGCCGTCTGAAACAGGCCCAACTCGCCCTGTTGGAAGCCAACCGCCGATACGGCCTCGCCGAAGTGGCCGTACACAAACTGCAACAGCAAAAACAACATTTCCAGCAACAACTTATCCAGCTCGAGCAACAAACCTTAGACTGGCAGGAACGACAAACCGAACTCGCATTGGCCTACGAGGCCGAAACCCAAAACGAAGAACAGCACGCCAAACTAAACGAGCTGGGTGAAGCCGTGCAAATGCTAGACGAACAATATCTCGCCATGCAAAACCAACTCGCCGCCACCCAAGCCGAAGGCCGCGAGCAATACGCCCAACAGCAGGCGCTGCAAAGCAAACTGCCGCAATTGCAGGCCGCTACCCAAACCGCCCTGCTGCAACAGCAGGAAGCCCTGATTAACGCCAAACGCTTTCATCAAAACCTAACCGAACGACAGGCCGATCTCGCATCACTCGAAAAATCGGCCGCCGCATCGGGCAGCCCGAAAACACTCAGCAACACTATCGGCAGTCTTTCCCAACAAATCGAAGCCCTCGGCGCCGTCAATCTGGCCGCCCTGCAAGAATTGCAGGAGGCCCGCGAGCGCGACAGCTACTACCGCGGCCAAAGTGAAGACGTGCAGGCCGCCATCAACCTGCTCGAAGAAGCCATCGCCAAAATCGACAACAAAACCAAAGAGCGTTTCAAAGCCACTTTCGATGCCGTTAATGAAAAAGTCCAAACTTTCTTTCCCACCCTGTTTGGCGGCGGTGAAGCCACGCTGCACATGATAGGCGACGATCTGCTCACTGCCGGCGTATCCATTATGGCGCGCCCGCCCGGCAAGAAAAACAGCACCATCCATCTGTTGAGCGGCGGCGAAAAAGCACTCACTGCCATGAGCTTGGTGTTTGCCCTCTTCAGCCTCAACCCCGCCCCGTTCTGCCTGCTCGATGAGGTGGACGCTCCGCTTGATGATGCCAACACCGGTCGTTTCTGCAATTTAGTGAAAGAAATGTCGGCGCAAACCCAGTTTCTCTATATTTCACACAACCGCCTCACCATGGAAATGGCTGAACAGCTCATCGGCGTAACCATGCAGGAAAAAGGCGTATCGCGGATTGTGGCGGTGGATATCCGGCAGGCGCTGAAAATGGCCGAACCGGCGTAA
- a CDS encoding ABC transporter ATP-binding protein: MGTSHIALNAVSKQYGSRFAVKNIDLTLKAGECAGLAGHNGAGKSTLIKLMLGLITPSAGSVRLLGEDAAGSRAASVRSRIGYLPETAALHPSLTGRETLDFYAKLKKQPVGKNAALLERVGIEQAAGRRVGTYSKGMRQRLALAQALLGEPKVLLFDEPTTGLDPASRQMFYEIVRELAGQGAAVLLSTHALGELDGHADRIVVMKNGSKVADGSMDELQIQSGLPATVRVQLKRPAGLPANWVSDGLTYTAQCPVERKAELLRELGSLDNIRQIDIHTPTLDDMYAEFLKREDV; the protein is encoded by the coding sequence ATGGGCACATCGCACATCGCGTTAAACGCAGTGAGCAAGCAGTACGGTAGCCGTTTTGCCGTGAAAAACATCGACTTAACCCTGAAGGCCGGAGAATGCGCCGGCTTGGCGGGGCATAACGGCGCGGGCAAATCCACACTGATAAAACTGATGCTCGGCCTGATTACCCCCAGCGCAGGTAGCGTGCGGCTGCTCGGCGAAGATGCTGCGGGCAGCCGCGCCGCATCCGTCCGCAGCCGAATCGGCTACCTGCCCGAAACCGCTGCCCTCCACCCCTCGCTTACCGGCAGGGAAACGCTGGATTTTTACGCCAAGCTGAAAAAACAGCCGGTCGGAAAAAACGCCGCTCTGCTCGAGCGCGTCGGCATCGAACAGGCGGCGGGCAGGCGCGTCGGAACGTATTCCAAAGGGATGCGCCAGCGTCTCGCTCTTGCCCAAGCCCTGCTCGGAGAGCCCAAAGTACTGCTGTTCGACGAACCCACTACCGGCCTCGACCCAGCATCGAGGCAGATGTTTTACGAAATCGTGCGCGAACTAGCCGGACAGGGCGCCGCCGTATTGCTCAGCACCCACGCTTTGGGCGAACTGGACGGCCATGCCGACCGCATCGTCGTGATGAAAAATGGCAGCAAAGTTGCCGACGGCAGCATGGACGAGTTGCAAATCCAAAGCGGCCTGCCCGCCACCGTGCGCGTACAGCTCAAACGGCCCGCCGGCCTGCCGGCAAACTGGGTTTCAGACGGCCTGACCTACACCGCGCAGTGTCCGGTGGAGCGGAAAGCCGAGCTGTTGCGGGAGCTCGGCAGTTTGGACAATATCAGGCAAATTGACATCCACACCCCCACACTCGACGACATGTACGCCGAATTTTTGAAGCGGGAAGATGTGTAG